The genomic region ATCCCCATTAAAGTTCCATATATATCAGACATGCTACTTTAAAATTattgtttcttattttattgCTTGTAATCAGTGTATTTCAATTTTGCTTATTGTGTTCTAATTCATTTGTACAGAATAGGATACATTTTtgagacagcaagaaaaaatgTTGTTAAGGGTTATCTGGGTTAAGACAGCTGTTTATCAGGCTGCTGCACATCACATTCACTGTCACTGACCTCACACTTGGTTTTATAATGGATTAGCAGCTGCTTTTGGGCAAACTGGCCCACCTCCAAACGGACAGCTTTCTTCTAAAAGACGGAACGTCTTTTCTGGATAATTTTAGCCGTTCCCACGTGGTAGGAAATTAATCATTTGTGAAACAGACTACAGACATTTAAGTAACTCTGTCACAGTACTGCAGTGAGCCAAATGACGAACAAACTCTGGTCTACtatcacatttttatatataaaaaaatgctATACGTCAGTGTCTGTTTGATCAGTTATCTGGTTAGTAACCCAGTTACCGACTTCCCTGACAGTACTAGAAACATTAAGAGGGAAGTGGTGAGTTGGGTTATTGCAAAACTGTAATACCATGTTGTTTGCTAGtcatgaacatgaacatgaacatgaaggTCAATAAAAACAGATGGACTGTAAGCATAATATAGCAAACATAAAATGACTCATCATGATAGTGCAGGCATTGTACTGTAGCTGATTTCCATAAGTTCCTTTTCCAAACCCAGAACTTCCCTCCGACGAGCCTAATCTGGACACTAAAGTATTAATGGACAAGTGCACACTatagcacacaaaaaaaacttaCTTAAAACATCACTCAAACTTGTCTCCTTGATCCATTTATTTAGTTTGAGCATTTGCAGAGTAAACCTGGGTTTCTCTAGTATATTAAGTTGGAGTAAAATTACTTGCTATCTCTCCACcacagacattttttaaaaaacgatAATgcattgtctgtgtgtgtctgtttctctgcagaGCCACTAGAGAAAAACAGGAGCAGTTTGTGCCTGGCACTCCCCCAGCCTCCCCTCACCTCCAACCCTTCACACCCTCCAGTCCATTCGTGCTGCCAGCGAATGGACCCTGTAACAATGACGACCGGCGGGTGCTGCCACCTCCCTGGCTCTCTGTGTGACTgtgccagcaacacaggcctgTGGAAGAGCGTGGAGGAAGCGGGCGGTGACGGGTGCCAGGCGCTCTACGTCACCCAGGTCACAGCCATAGATGGACGGTTGCTGTCCTCTGTGCTCAAACCAATGAGTGCACAAAGGTACTTTAAGAATATTACTGTTATTGCTGTAAGATGTTCCACAGGTAAACTTTGAATGGGATTGTATTGTGATGGCAGCTTCTCCAGAgataggaaaaatatatatatatatattttgctaTAGTTGCTAAACTTGTGATTATGCCTTGTATTAACACTATTTCAGACAACGCACTTctccatttttcttgttttttgtgtggttttttttcacatttcttcaCTACACACCCattgaatattattattattctctttGGGATAGAATGGTAAaacatttttgctgtgtttcatgCAGACGATGCCTGCCATTTATAAAAAtctctgtatattttttatcTCAGTGATGGTCCCATTTGCCGTATTTGCCATGAAGGAGGCAGCAGCGAGGGTCTCCTGTCTCCATGCGACTGCACAGGCACTTTGGGTACAGTGCACAAGAGCTGCTTAGAGAAGTGGCTGTCGTCCTCCAACACCAGCTATTGTGAGCTTTGCCACACGGAGTTCAGCATCGAGCGCCGACCGAGGCCCCTCACAGAGGTAACAAAGGTCAATGCCCTTTGCCTTGTCTGCAACAATCCTTCTTCTCATCCTTTTTATTCATCGTGGTTGGGCTGCTGGTTGTGAATGAGTGTGTATGTATGAaagtgtgatggtgctttttatccgtctttttcttgttttacatCTCtctgcttgcttgcttgcttgcttctTTGTTAATGCAGAATGTCTTTTCTCTTCATtagcttctttctttttacctggTTTCTGCCACAGTCTgacttctttctgtttttcttccctcTTATGTCTTACCCCACAGTGGCTGCGAGATCCCGGCCCCCGTAATGAGAAGAGAACACTGTTCTGTGACATGGTGTGCTTCCTGTTTATCACTCCTCTAGCAGCTATTTCTGGCTGGCTTTGCCTGAGGGGCGCTCAGGATCATCTTCAGCTGAGGAGCTGGCTGCAGGCTGTGGGCCTCATTGCCCTCACCATTgccctcttcaccatctacgtCCTTTGgactttggtaaaaaaaaaaaagaattcccaTCCATTATTACTGTAAAGCAGACATTTTCACTCGGAAAGGTTGATGTATAATGCTGCACTTCGGTTTTCTTCAGGTATCATTCCGCTACCACTGTCAGCTGTACTCTGAGTGGAGGAGAACAAACCAGAAAGTACGTCTGCTCATTCCCGAAGCCAAGGAGTCGAACTCTTCCCAGCATTCCTTGCTCTCTAATAAACTGATGAAAAAATCGGCCAGTGAGAGCATCGTATGAGACCAAACGGAGATAGTCGATGATTATTACATCTTTTACGTATGAGGGCTGATTCCCGATGCATCCTGCCCACAGTTTTGACTTTGAAGAAACACctgtggggattttttttgtgtgtgtcgctttttttttctttttttttttttctttgcaccaTGGGCTCATATTTTTTCACATTGCATTTTATAATCCTCACATGGGTGCAGGAATTAGCACATTTTAAAGGAATCTGCCTTTCCTCGTGTCAGGTGTTGACCAAGTTTATGCAAAGGCACTGAGGAACGGTGAAAGTGGTGGAAGCATGCAGAAATGGAGCCGAGCTGTCTCATCATCACAGATGTGACAACATGACTGGCTAAAACTGACAGCATAAAACAAGATGGATCGAGTAAACTTGTTAAAGAGGACTGTGAAATTGAATGATTGTCCTGCTTGGTTTAACAACCCATCGATGGTCAGGTATAGCACGTCTACTCATTGTGTATTGCGATGATAAAAGCAGCTGCTACATACGCCTTTTAATCATGTGTTACGTGGGCACGCACTTACCTACTTGGGGCTTCTCTTCTCTGCCCACTGAGGATCTCGTTGTATAATCACATATTAGTCTGTAGTTTGAAGATAAAAAGCTTTgatctttaatttttatttcatagtCACATCTGGATATGTCATCTGAGTGGAATCTTTTAACTCGCAGCTTTTACATCATCTCATCCGAGACCAGGCGGCTGCATAACATTTGTAAAGCAGAGACTTCTGCAATAAAACACTGTGGACATCGAGGTTTTCGCAGTACACGAAGACAGTTCTACCAACGTGCACAGTTATGCATGCAAGCAGCactgttaatatttttttttactcttattgtattctaaaatcattttttaaaccacTTAAGAACGAATGACTTTCCTATTCCTACTGAAGTAGGGTTTAACAGTGTCCTCATAGAGGTTCTTGTACTATCAATATGTAACAAGTaggtatttatatttatatagatgGATAGAAACTCCATCACGAGTATTGGTGTGGTGGTGGCTGGGGCAGTGTACAAAAGCGTTATCGGTGTTGCTTGTTATTCATTtttggtgttttccttttttcttttttcatgatCATAACAGTCAGAGAATTCCTGCTGTTGTTTAAGTTGCGATTAAGCATTTGGTCTAATGTGATGAGAAACTTTCTTAATCTGGGATTTTAGTGCTGGTAAACCCTAAAGGTAACCGCCAGCATTTTGATGTTACTGACCAGACTCGCCTGGAACTGGCTGTGTTGGTAGAGTTGGGAGATAGCTGAAGTTGATTACAAACTACAGCGTGTGCCTGGTATTCAGATTTCCGGGTCATATGATGGTCCAGTTTTTGTAATGTGAAACATTGTTTCTTCTCTATGCTTAATTTAGGTTACAGGGAGATGTCTAATTGCTTTTTAACGCATGCTGTAGGCTGTCCACAGGGAGACAAGcttgtagatttaaaaaaaccctcCCAACATTACATGTACtactaaaaaaataatttaattcagtGGATCTAATGAAGCCAATTCAGCTTAGTATTGGTCTGAAAtactttaatcatttttatttatagattTGTCTTTCAATGGGTTGCAATTAAAAGAATTCGTCCCCTTAAAGGGGGTGTTTAAAGCGATATAAGTTTAAAACTAACCTGACGACGACCTGTTTGGTGGATTTTTGATTATAATTCCAAGAAAGGAATTGTTGATGCATGACGCCGTCATGGTGATCAAACTGTGCGATGCCTTTTGATTTAGTTCCATTTAATGAATGCTTCTGCATTTAGTAAATGGGCAAAATCTATCATTCTTggttaattatttaaatatttaccttTAAATCAGTCAGGCTTGAATAGTAATTTATTAACATGATGTGGTGTGTGGTGATGTAAAATTTATCAgagagaaatgtgtttttagaaaGGGCTTGTGGTAACATTCAGCAGACAAATCAGATCAGTGAAATTATTAGTTTCCAGCAAGCATCGTATATTTTCCCCTCCTGTCCTTTGTTAATGCTACATAAATGTGGTAAACCCAAAATGAGGTTACCAGTTAAGTAGGTGGTGAAGCGTTAGTCATGTAAAGATGTCTGTTTTCAGGAGGAATGTTGACATATGCTTGTGTTTTCCTCCCTTTTCTCACAGTGCTGCATTACCAGTAACGAGTCATTTCCTTGTTTACATTACCAGTTCCCTTTGGTACATTTCACTCCTGCTCGTTTGATCCGCGTTCTGCCCCAgataaatatttgtttgtgtttttaagaaCAAAGGATTACACCCTGCAGTACTGCGGTGTGCTCGTCTGCCTTGCAGGCTTATGATTAATTTGGTCATCCGTGTGTTTACCCGAGAAAGTACTGGAATCTGTTTGTACGATGTGCAAGaaataactgatttttttttttgatgcaaTGCAAACTTATTTCCTGTATTGGGAGTCTCTGCAGAGTTGCATCAAACTATGCAACACTTCTCCTTTTTTGGCTACTAAGAATTTCTGACAGTGTTTTTAGAGAAACGTAAAAAGAGAGTCTAAAATGTTTGTCTTAAACGTGTCATGACACGTTTAAGACAAATTTGAGTCGCGAAAGCAAATATAGAaagggattttttaaaatttctttgttGTTACTCAAACAAATGAACACGCAAATGTTAATAATGTTGCGTTATAACACATTTGTGAACTGGgcatgttgggttttttttgtttcatctgcAATTTATGTTGCTATTCctcagtattattattttttttatattgttaaatacTACAATGTTTATGGTGTGCTGTGAGGTGAAGGGATGTCTTCATCAATGTACTGGTACCTGCAATCAGCCAAGAAATGTTtgcaaagcaaataaaacataatCATAAATTATGTGATCATGAATTTGTCAGTGACAGTTTGTCTGCACTTGTGTAGTGTTGGTAAGGAATTGTCATATATGTTATATAGTGTAGTTATAATGGATGTTTACAAGTCCGTCTAGTGCAGTGACGATGACATGTCATTAAGTCTGTTTTGAAACTCAGCTCAGTGAGCTTGCTAATcctaatgggaaaaaaaacaaacgctaATGTCAAGTCCTTCTATGGTATCCGTGGAGACTCACTCAGTATCTGCTTCCTGTCCGCTGCATGCGGCATAAGCAGCTTAGAGTAACAGAAGTTCAAAATATGCTGTTTTTGTGCAGAGGGTCTGCTCTCCAGgaaggaaaaatgtttttcacaggTTATTATTAGGAGTCAAAGCAATGTTAAAAGGTGTTTCTTCTGCCTTCCTACTTGCCTGTCTTGCTCTCAGTGACAGCAGTTGCATTCTAGAGATGTAAATCTTGGTGTGCTGCTCCAAGTTAAATGATCTAGATGGTGACCAGATACAAAAGAGCTACAGAGGATATACTCAAGTAAAAAATGgcaatgtatttttaaaatattaaagggGGGCTTCTTTATATCCTGTCATATACGCTCTCTGGCCTCTTCATTAGGTACAAATCTTGAGCTGTCAGTCACATGTCATAAACTTTATGCATTTAGACATGGTGATAACTGCTGATGTTCAAACTGAACATCAAAACGTGGAAGAAATTAGATTTTGGTGACTCTGAGTATGATGTAGTTGTTGgcgccagacaggctggtctgagtgcTGATGTACTGGGGTTTTTCCCAAAGAAAGAATggcatgaaaatgagaaaatatccagtgagcagcagttctctgggtgaaaatgttttgttgatgccagaggtcagaggagaatgaccagactgctctgagctgataggaaggaaaCTGTAACTCAAGCACTCCCTACAAccgaggtatgcagaagaggaTAGCGGAAGGCACGGGAACCTTGAAGCTGGGCTAcatcagcagaagaccacaccaggtggcACGCCTGGCAactgaaaacaggaaactgaggctacaattcacatgGGCTCACCAAAATGGGACAATAGAGAATTAGAAAAACGTTGCCTGGTCCGATAAGGCTCCACTTCTGCTGTGACGCATGAGTGGCAGGGTGAAAATTTGGCACAAACAGCATGAAAGTATGGATTCATCCTGCCTTGTGCTGACAGATCAGATGactggtggtggtgaagatttTCCTACAACAACCCACCGCTGACAATCTTCATGCTTATCACCGGCATACCAATCTTCTAATGCCTGGGTCCAACACCTTAGATCATCTCAAACAATAAGTTCACTACACTCGAATGGGCTATATAGTCACCACATcgcaatccaatagagcacctttaggatgtggtggaacaggagatatGGATGTATGGCCACAAATCTCTGAGGAAGAACTGCATtaacttgttgaatctatggCAGGAAGAATGAAAGCAGTTTTGAAGGTAAAGGTTCCTACCCAGTGCCCAGTAAGTGTATTTGCAGTGTTACACTGGTGGATGCTCATACTAAAGATGACTAgtttcaagtaaaaaaaacaaaaaacccccagtTTTTTGCATGTATTGATGATACCCCTAATGTAGTCATCAAGTGCACAAAGCTGGCTCTGAACAGAGGAGCCGACCTACCTGCTGTTCAGGTCTTTTGTTTGCAAGCGGTAGCCAGTCAGAAGGAAAAAGTATATGTATAGATGGATCCATTGTATAAATGGATAAGGAAAAGTTAAAACCTCCCTAAAAAGCCCATTTAGTTGATTCAGAATTCTGCAGCAAGCGAGCTGACAGGGgtaagacagagagagcatgTTTTTCCCACACTGCCTTCTCGTCATtagctccctgttaaatccagaatcaaataTGAAATCCTTCACCTCACTTTAATCAGGCCCTCATGGTACCATACCACTCCAaaagagcactttgctctcagactgctggtttacttgtggtttctagagtatttaaaagtagaatgggaggcagagccttcagttttcaagcCCCtgttctgtggaaccagcttccagtttggattctggagacagacacactctctacttttaagattaggcttaaaactttcctttttgaagtTTATAGCGAAgcctggatcaggtgaccctgaacccccCGTAACTACGCTAGGCTGCTAGGGGGTTTCACACTGAgtgcttcttcttcactcaccttttcaCTATATCTTTAGACACCACTCCGCATCTAATCATTAATCTCTTGCTCTCTTCCAcaatgtgtcttttattttgttgccctCAACCCCAAACAGTTGTGGTGGATGACCTCCCCTTACTGAGCTTAGCTCTACTGAAtgtgtcttcctgttaaagtgaagtttttccttcccactgttgctaagtgcttgctcaaagagggggttgtctgattgtagggccttataatataaagcaccctgTTGATGCTATTTGGCAATATAAACTGAATTGTACTCTATCAGGGTCCAAGAATAAAACATAGTAATCAAATTTATGATCAAAGATTCGATTCGACTTAAATTTCTGTACTAGCAGCTGTATTTTCAGATTCGAAAACCCAGTTTTCTAACTTCAAAAAGGCGTAATtcaaagttttaaatatttacattagtAGAGTTTAGAATGAGACATTAACATGTAAGCAGTTATGGGCTCAGGAGGTTGAGCGGGTCATCTGCTTATTAGGCTACTTTGGTCAGATACTGAGATCCCAATTACTGGAAAGACGTCAGAGTGTGCCAGCTAAAAAGTGATTAAAAGCATGAAGTAAAGAAGTCAGAGAGGAAAAGCACTGTAAGTACCAGTCCAttgaacattttaatgtttttcaccTACCTTACACTTACACATGTAAAatagttatctaagtgacttcaGAGCTAGAATTAAAATGAcaatatttcagtttgtttttgtgtggaaTAGTTTAAAATTGTCCACGCAGTTCAGTACATTTctgatgagaaaaaacaaaaacaaaaaacacaaacaaacgaAAACCAAACAAGTCAGAGTACGTTAAATATCCATTTAACAAACTGCTTCAGTCAAGGATTTTATTGTAAATTTACACAGTTCTTaaactgaaagtaaaacaaTGATGACTTCAGCCAAATCTTCttcaataaatacataatgAGGATATTTTTTGGCATGATGTAAGAAGGATGTAAGAGCCACACTGTCAAATAGCACAATACTGCTTCACCTGGTTGGAGTAACTGTCTGtagtttatttacacagcaccatctAGTGGTAAACCATTGAAATGTATCTCACAACCTCCCTTTAGAGGACAGTGTTTCAGTTCAAACAACTTTACAGGCATCAGTAAGACAGCAAAGACTGCCTTGCTCCTGGATAACAGGAACCTTCACgcagactgactgagtgacaTAAAGGCTTCTGAAATGTTTCTTTCATGGCAGAAAAGAAGAGCACAAGTGACTTCAAAAGTACTttataaaacaaaagtaaaggttaaaaaaaagatttaaaaaaaaaagaaaagaggctaAAGTGGTGAGGGAGTTGGCCGTGAGCAGAGCTACGGGGGGAAAAAGTGCACAGGTGATGTGATGTGGAGGTGAATGTGGAGGAGAGGATGAGTGTCATTGGACAGAGCGTCACAGGCTCTGGCAGCACTGGAGTTTGTTGCCCTTCTGCCCGTCAGTGGTTGGCGGGACACTTATATCTACGACATTGTTGCCTGGAGACTCGTCGTGTGCAGATCTGTCTGCTATCTGCTTCTGTGACACGATGCGATAGATTTCTGCAGACAAAtttgagaaagaggaaaaaaaattacacttttGCAATGTTCatcatttaaattttaatgttcttatttatttaactgGCTGTGcagattaaatataaaaaggtaCTATCAGCTGCTCGTGCATTTCCCAGAGGAGTCGCCACATGTTTTGATCTGGCACAGATTTTTAtgccagatgcccttcctgatgtaACCCTCCCATTTATCCAGGGATCAGCCCAAGGAATACACTAGTTTGTCACCCTGAGGTGGGGTTTGTTTCTCTCTCAGTCCTCTATTTTTAACCAGTGGGTGTAAAGAACGCTAAATgtgttattaaataaataaatatttaacagtaGCATGTAAGTTACACACTTACTGATCAAACTAATCGAAATATGAGTGCATTTAAAATGTACCAAATTTAAGTAAATATTAATTACAACCCATGCCTAAATCCCCAGAATTAATACATGTTAAAGTATGTACAGTAGTTATATAAATGTAATgtcttttttcctgcttctatcTGGCATGCAACTAACATACATTACTGTCAGAAAAAAGTCTTGATTCGccatcatttctttacattttacaaggAAACTGACAGcacagtcttcaggaatagttctccaggcttcctggAGAACATTAAAAGCTTTTCTTTAGATAAtggatgtctttttttcccattccctgacaagatgatcccacactccTTCAATAATGTTCAAGTCTGGGCTCTTAGGAGGCCAGTCCTTACCTTACAGTGTTCTGTTGTGCGTTTTTCTTCTCAGGTATGCCTTTACTGGattgacagtgtgtttgggatcactgacAAATGAAGCCGTTGCTCAGATTTGGCTTATTCAAAATCTAACCGTTCTTTTCTGTATTCattaattttgacaagatctccaacaccactagctgaaatgcagctccaaaccatgacagagcgtCCACCATGTTTTATAGATGGTTGTAGACACTctctgttgtacctctctcccgAGTTCCTCCAGACAAAATGATGGCAATATAAACTTTggatttcaaatttggattaatcactcCATCAGGCCTCTTGGCATTATTTTTCAGTCCCATTCTTGTGTAACTTGGCAAACACCAGCCTTTTCTCTCTATTTATTCCCCCTTACGAATGGCTTCTTGATCGCCATGACTTTAAGATACTGATAGACGTGCCACGTCTTATTTTGTCCTTCATTTGTCCAGTTTCCCCTGTTGTTTTAAGGATATGCTGCACAGCGTGCTAAGCTACGCCAAGTTTTCAGATAAAGCTCATtgagaatcaccttgttgatgCAAAACACTACCATTGGCTTGAGTTGGGTGGCTTTTTTATGCTTCAGTTGgcttaacattaacattaattCACTGCATTTACAGCAGTCAAATAATcaatttttcagaaaaaaagcacaCTGGGAAGCTATAATATAAAGTGCATCTACATGTCATCATACAGATGTTAACATGTATAATACTGCACATACAATGACTGCAACATTCAAGTTGTAAAAAAGTCCTTCACTAAGAATGAAACGAACTTACTAACCTTAAAAATCGTGGTCAAAATATTGAGCATAACATGACTTATTTTAACAATAGTTAATGTAGTTACCCATACTTGTTTATCATCAACATATTCAACTAATAACGAATGTTGGGGACATCAAAAATCATTTCACAGTGACAAAATctatactgaaacatttgatgaAATTACATGAACTGGTCACTACCAGTATTATGATTTTGGTAGATGCCTTTTatcagatttcaaaataaaaattctgTGTGCATTCCTACCTGTTAAAATGTTCTTGAATGCCTCCTCTACATTCGTGGAGTCCAATGCTGACGTCTCAATAAATGAGAGTGTGTTCTTTTCTAATACGAGAAGAGACGTTCGACACTTGAGATATGCACAAAATCACACTGAGCGCAGACTGTTTGGCATAATTGTGTCTCAGTGCGATTTACCTGCGAATGCTCGGGCCTCATCAGTGGGCACGGCCCTGAGGTGTCGGAGGTCGCTCTTGTTTCCAACCAGCATTATGACAATGTTGTTATCAGCGTGGTCCCTCAGCTCCTTCAACCAACGTTCAACGTTCTCATATGTCAGGTGCTTTGCGATATCGTAGACTAGGAGAGCTCCGACCGCACCGCGATAATACCTAAGTGAACCAGCATAAACGGAACGATTAAAATACTGTCAATACAGCACGATCGTGTAAGCTAGTTCAGACAAACTGAAAATACTCACGCTGAGGTGATGGCTCTGTAGCGCTCCTGgccagctgtgtcccagatctgAGCCTTTATCGTTTTGCCGTCCACCTGAATGCTTCGGGTGGCGAACTCCACCCCGATGGTGCTCTTGCTCTCCAGGTTGAACTCATTTCTTGTGAAACGGGACAGCAGGTTACTTTTCCCTACTCCAGAGTCTCCGATTAGTACAACtagaaacaatacaaaaattatatttagactttaaatGAAAAGCACTCAAGGAAATTGTACTTTTAATAGTGTCCCATAGGCGGGTCTGTGACCAGTGACTGGATTTCtactttgtttttacacttaATTTAAACAGACTCATTTTTAGCTGCAGGATTACAGATTTTACTACAGAATTTACAGCCATGCTGAAAGTGCTGAACTGTTGCTTTCTATCTCTAGCTATCAGACTTTGCCCTTTTGGGAATGAGGCTATTAGAAGTTGCCAATATCCTGCTCTATAGGAAATCTGACTCATCAGTTTCTCAACGCCTCTTATTGCTGTGTCGTAACGAGTCATCAGTATCTTACAATCAGTATCCAATGGCTTCTCTAGACCGCCTTACTTTGATTTGATATTTTTAAGAGATAGCTACTTGGCCATTCATAGTGTTTCATCTCAGGTTAGTATCACAAGGGAGGAAATAAGGATGCCACCTATTGTGGTCCCATTCTGACAATGAAACCTAATCAACATAACTGTAATCCTAGGAGTAAATGGATCATATGATCAGGGCTTGGTATTTGTTTGGTATGAAAATATGCTGGCTTTTGATGTTTGGAAAACACCTGGGAGCAAAACAGGGCTCTACTGGAGTTTCCTCCTCTTTGCTTTCACTGGGAGCGAGTTTCCTCCCTCAGgctccagttttgttttgtttttttgtttttttgtttttttttggggggggggggggggggcacaaagaGGAATCCTGTTTTCTTAATCATTTCATCTGAGTTTAGGAGGCAGTCTAAAGAAAGCAGACCATTGCTGGAGCCCCTGCTTAAATAGCAGACGGCTACGTGTGGCCACCGCAAAGGAAAACTTCTCTTCCATGCCAGTAAAGTTTAATTAATGCAGAAGTAATGGCACCATCCGTCTGACTAGCCACTAGCTTGCAGCGCCACACGCCCTACTTTCTAGAAAAGCCCAAACTGCTAGCTGTAAACCTCGGTACAAAAGAAACAGCACCGCACCTAAAGTAACGGTAAATATGGGTTTAATTAGAGGAAGCGACGCTtcaattgtaaaataaaataataataataaaataaaatgtaaaaaaaaaaaagggggggggggatctcgGGTTAGCTACAGTTAGCAGCCACCACCAGCTGATTTTCTACCCGGCGGTACCGCAGCTAGCATGCTAACTGACGCTGAACCCGTCCAGAAGCGGCAGCGGTTCCGCTTACCTTTAAACAAGAAGTCGTATTCATCGTCCCTGTTCCCCATCGTTTGATACTATCGCCCTCCTTTTTGAGATTGCGGTGATGAGAGTAGGTAGGTTTCCCTGCCCAAACCAGGGTGGTGCGCCAAGATGACGAGAGACAATGTGCACGGAGCGGAGCCGCTGACACGGTCACGTGACTGCCCGCTACGCAGTTGCGCGTACCGAGAGGAGGCGATGCGGTTAGTACTGGGAAAAGTCTCCCTGTGGATACTTTACATTCATTTACCTTCTTATTATAATTCGACTTTTaatatgttgtgtttttaaggtTATAAATTATGTCATAGTTTTTGAGGTTTCTGACGTTTAATTTACAGacatatgaaaatgaaaaaccaaGTACATCCTTACCGCTTCCATAGGAATAAAGAGGGTAAGTAACAGGCAGGTGCCGGTAATCAAATGCAACAAGTCCTTCATTGTACAGAGAGATTATTCACAAAttgaaaacattcaagacagctGCCAGCAAATTCACCCTTAAGTTACATGTTCAAGTTCATGATTGTACAAATAGAAAACAGCAAGAATGACTTGTTTGGAAAGGAA from Astatotilapia calliptera chromosome 23, fAstCal1.2, whole genome shotgun sequence harbors:
- the LOC113016583 gene encoding ras-related protein Rab-11B — translated: MGNRDDEYDFLFKVVLIGDSGVGKSNLLSRFTRNEFNLESKSTIGVEFATRSIQVDGKTIKAQIWDTAGQERYRAITSAYYRGAVGALLVYDIAKHLTYENVERWLKELRDHADNNIVIMLVGNKSDLRHLRAVPTDEARAFAEKNTLSFIETSALDSTNVEEAFKNILTEIYRIVSQKQIADRSAHDESPGNNVVDISVPPTTDGQKGNKLQCCQSL
- the marchf2 gene encoding E3 ubiquitin-protein ligase MARCHF2 isoform X2; translation: MDPVTMTTGGCCHLPGSLCDCASNTGLWKSVEEAGGDGCQALYVTQVTAIDGRLLSSVLKPMSAQSDGPICRICHEGGSSEGLLSPCDCTGTLGTVHKSCLEKWLSSSNTSYCELCHTEFSIERRPRPLTEWLRDPGPRNEKRTLFCDMVCFLFITPLAAISGWLCLRGAQDHLQLRSWLQAVGLIALTIALFTIYVLWTLVSFRYHCQLYSEWRRTNQKVRLLIPEAKESNSSQHSLLSNKLMKKSASESIV
- the marchf2 gene encoding E3 ubiquitin-protein ligase MARCHF2 isoform X1, with the protein product MDPVTMTTGGCCHLPGSLCDCASNTGLWKSVEEAGGDGCQALYVTQVTAIDGRLLSSVLKPMSAQSDGPICRICHEGGSSEGLLSPCDCTGTLGTVHKSCLEKWLSSSNTSYCELCHTEFSIERRPRPLTEVTKWLRDPGPRNEKRTLFCDMVCFLFITPLAAISGWLCLRGAQDHLQLRSWLQAVGLIALTIALFTIYVLWTLVSFRYHCQLYSEWRRTNQKVRLLIPEAKESNSSQHSLLSNKLMKKSASESIV